In Streptomyces sp. RFCAC02, the following proteins share a genomic window:
- a CDS encoding AarF/UbiB family protein, translated as MSAARLRTVTRVLGDLLTGEIRQVLGPRRGAGGSARQEERAVAIRESLERLGPFWIKVGQILSTRPDIVPASVIPELAKLHDRVDILPFAHFEPVLRAEFGDDWTARFSDIDTGKPLGAASLAQVYRATLPSGRAAVVKIQRPGVQDVVLQDMALMRRAARLVGRAAPRFSSVIDADAMLGVIFDAMQPELDFTNEARNMRRAQGLVADFEHLTVPDVHLVKPRAMVQSLAPGVSINQADPAAFGRQERAAIGRELLSFLYRGFFINRFFHADPHPGNTFVAPGLPATVIDWGMVGRVDRRTSMLLVLILLNLAQNDGHGLAAAWSELGQATPWAQPAAFEADMATLVPRIADASLESLDFGVTLTRILTCSTRRGIATNPAISILGKAFGNIEGSVRCLAPELSIVDIFKEELGTVLRALARETVSTEQLARTAMEVLLGVPVMPGQLRGLLRDLSGGRSVFRAGSGTG; from the coding sequence TTGAGCGCTGCTCGGCTGCGCACGGTCACCCGTGTGCTGGGCGATCTCCTCACGGGGGAGATCAGGCAGGTCCTCGGGCCGCGACGGGGTGCCGGCGGGTCGGCGCGCCAGGAGGAACGGGCCGTCGCAATCCGTGAGTCGCTGGAGCGGCTCGGCCCCTTCTGGATCAAGGTGGGGCAGATCCTGTCCACGCGGCCCGACATCGTCCCGGCCTCCGTCATTCCGGAGCTGGCCAAGCTGCACGACCGTGTGGACATCCTGCCGTTCGCCCACTTCGAGCCGGTGCTCCGGGCCGAGTTCGGCGACGACTGGACGGCGCGGTTCTCGGACATCGACACGGGCAAGCCGCTGGGTGCCGCCTCCCTGGCACAGGTCTACCGCGCGACCCTGCCTTCCGGCCGGGCCGCCGTGGTGAAGATCCAGCGACCCGGTGTGCAGGACGTCGTCCTCCAGGACATGGCCCTGATGCGCAGGGCGGCCCGCCTCGTCGGCCGGGCCGCTCCCCGCTTCTCCTCGGTCATCGACGCCGATGCCATGCTCGGCGTCATCTTCGACGCGATGCAGCCCGAGCTGGACTTCACCAACGAGGCGCGCAACATGCGGCGCGCCCAGGGGCTGGTCGCCGATTTCGAGCATCTCACCGTCCCCGACGTGCACCTGGTCAAGCCCCGGGCGATGGTGCAGTCCCTGGCGCCCGGCGTGTCGATCAACCAGGCGGATCCGGCGGCGTTCGGGCGGCAGGAGCGGGCGGCGATCGGCCGGGAGCTGCTGTCGTTCCTCTACCGCGGCTTCTTCATCAACCGCTTCTTCCACGCGGACCCCCACCCGGGCAACACCTTCGTCGCTCCCGGTCTGCCCGCCACGGTGATCGACTGGGGCATGGTCGGCCGCGTCGACCGCAGGACGAGCATGCTGCTCGTCCTCATCCTGCTGAATCTCGCGCAGAACGACGGCCACGGCCTCGCGGCGGCGTGGTCGGAGCTGGGACAGGCCACCCCCTGGGCGCAGCCCGCGGCCTTCGAGGCCGACATGGCGACTCTGGTGCCCCGCATCGCCGACGCCTCCCTGGAGAGCCTGGACTTCGGCGTCACCCTGACCCGTATCCTCACCTGCTCCACGCGCCGCGGCATCGCCACGAACCCGGCGATCTCCATTCTCGGCAAGGCGTTCGGGAACATCGAGGGGTCGGTCCGCTGCCTCGCGCCGGAGCTGTCGATCGTCGACATCTTCAAGGAGGAGCTGGGCACCGTCCTGCGCGCCCTCGCGCGCGAGACCGTGTCCACGGAGCAGTTGGCGCGTACCGCGATGGAGGTGCTGCTCGGGGTCCCCGTGATGCCCGGCCAGTTGCGGGGGCTCCTGCGGGACCTGTCGGGGGGCCGTTCCGTGTTCCGCGCCGGGTCGGGCACGGGCTGA
- a CDS encoding polyprenyl synthetase family protein: MVGAFTEAGRLLGLAFQAVDDLLGIWGDPRSTGKPAGSDLRSRKRTLPVVMTLTGDTAAARHLAGLLGEPGEMTEERTRRAAAVIEEAGGRSRTLAEGRRCLALARETLLDVPLRPRTWRELTAVSDYLVGRTR, from the coding sequence ATGGTCGGGGCGTTCACCGAGGCCGGGCGCCTCCTCGGTCTCGCGTTCCAGGCCGTGGACGACCTGCTGGGCATCTGGGGCGACCCGCGCAGCACCGGCAAGCCCGCCGGGAGCGACCTGCGCAGCCGCAAGAGGACGCTGCCCGTCGTCATGACGCTCACCGGCGACACGGCGGCCGCCCGGCACCTCGCCGGCCTGCTCGGGGAGCCGGGCGAGATGACGGAGGAACGCACCCGCCGGGCGGCGGCCGTGATCGAGGAGGCCGGCGGACGGTCCCGCACCCTGGCCGAAGGGCGCCGTTGCCTCGCCCTCGCGCGGGAGACACTGCTCGATGTCCCGCTGCGTCCCCGCACATGGCGGGAGCTGACCGCGGTGTCCGACTACCTCGTGGGCCGCACCCGCTGA